The DNA window cgtccaccaaacggaaggggcctgagagtggcattaagagtctgcagctgtatattattattattattatatatataaaattatatttatattataatattatattatataagctaatttcctagatccttaaatttgcaagcatagtggtgacatagtttcatggacaaagagcaagtcctaaatgaccaacagcaagcagttatgaaacaggaaaaagagagaaagagtccgacggagtcaccactagatccagtaccaggggggtcagccacgtttccgtgaaacgtgatatattgcagtttcttgcatcacgctggaaccccaacctcgctcttaggtcacctactttagactggacgtttgcgagcgggactctgggcaggcgatgtgctcgtttcctcagtctgtttcggacgccggcgtgtgtcccacagtgcttctttgttcggcgccgcggggtcatgcggccgtgtcctttgtttggtttgttttacacaaacgtaaaagcatggactatacccctaaagggaggccttattgaaataatattgatcatttaaggcctgcattcaaatattacattaaaatgactaaattaaaattattaagtttacccatctttatcactctgccttaaacaaaggagacgcctgaAACTCATTCCGTTCTCCACCCGTTTCTTGGCAGCCTCAAGCTGGttctggaagaattctgtctctgcaaattcatctaaggccattttggggttagagagcccctcagcaaaaaatgttacgtttgtaaacaaaaatcaggtaacactacttaaggccattgctttagcaatttataaacacattcataactaataataatgaatccataaagtattagaaacatggctataattatttatcaaaaggcataacacattatacccatgtgtattatgcattatgaatgatttatgaagctctcatctggaatgcactatagataccctcataatgcattatgatggtcggaataatacagctttctactgcattacaaaggtatctatagtgcattatagatgagagcgtcatcaggcagtcatagtgcataataaacatggcaatgtgttatgcccttttagaaatatagccgtgtttataatgcttcatgaatgcatcataatgcatggtcaatgtgtttaaaaatgactaaaacaaaaaaagatgttaccaaaaatcatttatggttctgcctgtgatgctatcaacactcaagcttttctggtcagtgcaatttataattgttcagacagataatagtctaccatgtgagcgatgctcaggtcactgatcaacacaagtttgtcagaaacggactgacaagattttttaacgttatgacaaaaaactatacacacaaatatgtaaaacgatcatgtccattcattatcccatgtgccattttactacaagccatggacacataggctatgcggcaaacctagcttcagcctcttaccaagtgagcgatgctagctaattggtgacacaaaattactaTCTGTACCGTGGcgacaagattttatcatacaacaacataaaaaccacacacattatcaaataacggtcatgacaattcattatttagtgcataattacagggaacgtatgagagacaaaagtctgtcagttctctctcgtcaaacaagtgaaatggatgcgagtgataatgttactataagcgagctgttatgaaaacacctggcggtataactgtaaatttatcctgtagttctacatttatctgaaacatgtcattctgacactgatatgtcttcaagccatcattagtggctccctcatctggcctcagtagtggttgcatcccagagccaccagcagcctgctggtcttggtggcaccccagtgtttgcttgtagaggagatgctcagtggcagtgatggtgggagtcccagatgagacaagatgagcacagagctgtccagcccattgttgccaatggtcacattctaccagaatgccctgacactaacatccaaacatcccacggaccccagctatccactgtagggaaactgaataagaagcctttaccttgggcagaaaatgctttgtttgtgtagtacgtcttagtgacagagtagcaatttcagaggccattaagttgaaaaatatgcagtgaaatatctaatgatatctgaacattcaaacacagcatacaattcagtttgcaaatttaaacaattctatttaaaagaacagtttaatttcagagccgacggccgtgtgaccatgaaatgaaatgaaatgccgacaacattcctggagccttcaatttagcatacacagtgccctctacaggattctgtcgaaaccgcatccccttcagcctcgttcacaaaacgtgcgagttgttttcagcatacgtttttctttataaatcccaaaatcctctTAGATACGtacctatgaatgtttggcatctttttcggtcacatTAAGCCTTTAGAAATGAATTCCCGATTAATGCCTCTACATGGCTAGTGGTGTAATTGTATCATtagaaacacatgaaaacatcttaattgcgttAAAGTATGTAACGgtatagtcacatgacaaaagataacTTCGTGACTTAGCAAATTGCATGGTAGTTATATtactttagtgttgctgctgtgacagtgccagacaatacaactgtctaattgtacctatcagcgtacctataaaatcacccattcattgcgccagggtaaggtcggatggcgttacatcataaacaggaaattaggggaacatgctgcctttatccattaatattttcacgcaagacaaaggtaacgagtccgttgaaatttcagtaccttgcgttttttaatttgaaatggtaattagttacattactccttgCAGACAAAAGTAGTGTaattacagtaacgcgttactaccaacattgctaggtagtgtgggattcaatagatttataaagaacacacaatgaatagaggaaaaggagaatatagcttaaagcagggcatgatgaaaggggggggggggttgattctagaaaatgcagttaactgaaacgagaactgactggcaccggcagggcagggggacctaatcggaacagatagaggAAGCGACAGAAAACGTCAGTGGCCCCTACTTATcatttagccttccagaaggacaagtactaaccgactaactagagcaaatgtcaaacatgtggttgccacgtagacggaaggtaccgagagaggggggagatgcccaaagggctttaaaagggaaacagctgatacatatggcagagcctcctcttgtacatgccgaatgtatgtcagatggtcgctcccggattacaatctgtcagagaataaactggtgacctgcaactactccacgtgtcagctgtgaatctcttgacccggtggagacggtgTACTCCAacactccccagccactctgaagcactgtgcagatcaacagtaacctgtcttcacagatattttcaaccagtcactggatctttgtgtcttaaatcatccacaataacacctattccaaagaaacccagagtctcttgcctcagtgactacagactggtggctctcacatcggtggtaatgaaggcttttgagagacttgtgctgtcatactgTACCTTAAAACCGTCTGTGTGTTGTccaactgatggagacgttttcttaatttgttgtgggttttttttatgtttgcatgtgttttctgaagttgcagcgcgttgagctctctGGGCCACCGTAGAAGAGAGACGATTTACAGCACGCAATTCATGTAGCTGATAAGACTTTAaaccaggggtattcaactaaaatttaaagcggtccagttagagaaaatttcttgaagcgaaggtccagaagatcataatgtctaactatttagtgtgatatatatttaagtagccttaaaaaaaataggtttagatttattttcatgccctgctcgtgcctatcctcctgtgtgccacgcccccctcgctgcctcatgtggaatccacgtgtcatcagctgtttctagttgtgtttcattagttctgtgtatttaagtccgtgtctgtgtgcctttaGGAGTGTGGTCATTAACGTTATGTAGTGGTTGTATGTACCTGACCGTGGTTTCCTAATTACACCTTGTGTTCATTCGACTCCTGTTTCCCCGGTGTTAGctttgctgctgctattaacactaatggcatattagcgcaaacaaagggctgcatacgcagaactacgtcttgcttggcgatcaaaggcgtttgactttcattggcgtgggaaacggcggttctagtACCAActcactaccgaaaagactacaaaagctgcgtcggttaaaatagaagcacCCCATCAGGTTCAAAATaataactttctgttttggctatcggtctgggtccgtatgggacagcttctgggtccggacccggaccgcggtccgcctgttagtgatctctgctttaaactatctaataataacaaatttacattttttgattCTTTCCTGAGCCCAGCGTGGTGAGCATATTTTATTGTAGTTACAATTCGCTTGTGGTTTATGTTAAGGTTGATTGAGATCGCGGTGGATAATTAACGTCTTCTCGCCAAATGTGATGCAGTTGTtatttaacactagaaagactgactgggtcaattgacccaaatcaaacaaaatcactgctatttctcattgaagttcttgctacaaaaatctgaaaaaatctgacttttatttttttatcattcttgaacagaacatagtaacacaaatgaagttgctggtgaaattagtattttacagcagtatatacctagaaagactgactgggtcaattgacgtaatgtcatgcaaatgaattagataaccaagtcataataacaataacataatagtcataacaccatcaccgacagggcaacttgagagaagagtcagctgtcaagtcacggtcgcttgtaaacgcaacaaaactgtcactacctgtgacacgtgcaagcgtcctgtttgcggcaaatgcttggccaaaatatgcatgagctgtcaaacgaaagctaactgaagctaactttttcagatttttgtagcaagaacttcaatgagaaatagtgattttgtttgatttgggtcaatgacccagtcagtctttctagtgttaaatcATAAGTCCTTGTATTTGCACATTTCAAATTCATCATAATGTTACAGATAAATTCATTGTTTTAACAAGATGAGAGATTAAACATTCTATTTTGAGTCTATTCAAAGAGAATTAACATTTGGTAACACTGTGCATACATGCATAGCTTACCTGATAGCCTGCATGTTGTCAATGAATCTCTGGATGATTCCTGAGATGTAGATAGAATCGATGTTCCTTTTCTGCAGCTGGTTATACAGCATGTCCACATGTGGCATTATTTTGTGGAAGAGGGCcaggaaaaaacagaaatcatTATCTTCCAGCATTCTCACATAGCCGCCAGACTGTCTCTTCGTGGGGCCGTCAAATTCAGCTCTGTTCCCGATGATCTCAAATACTTCACCAGATCCGCCTGGTGTTCATACACTGTGTTAACAGCGCGGATGTTGAAGTTCCAGCGCGTTGCCGATGCACTTGGAAGTCGATGCGCCACCACCTCATCAAGCACTGCCGTTCTCTTGCTTGACTTGGAAAAAAACGAAGAAAATCCCCCAATATCAGAAAAAAAGTGACTGATCTGTGGGATGTGGGATGTTGCTTGTTGCATTACAAGGTTTAACTGGTGGGCATAACAGTGAACATAGTAAGCATTTCCATAGGTGTCCTGGACCTTACGTTGAACTCCTCCAGTGGCACCCCTCATCACTGATGCCCCATCATAGGCCTGAGCGATCAGCTTCTTTTCTTGTCCCTCGGGAAGGATGGTGCGCAGCCTTTCCAATAAGGCACCAGCAATTGCATCCGCGTTGGCAACGGAGAGCTTAATAAACTCAAAAAAACGCTCCTGGACATTATGGGTGCTGTCAATGTATCTTAGTACCAGGACTAACTGACAGTGTGTGGAAATGTCAGTAGTTTCATCAGCTTGGATGGCTAAAAAGTCAGCTGTTTTTACTTCATCCAAGATTTTTTCTCTCAGAACTGCCAGCATACAGTCCAGTAACTCATTTTGTACCGTCTTTGAGGTGCCTCTAAAAACAGTTGCATTTTCAAGGTGATCGTTCAAGTCCTGGTCAATGGATGCCATCAAGTCGACTAAACCTCTGAAAATTCCGGGGTTTTCAGAAGTGTCCCTTTCATCATGTCCCCGCAATGCAAGTTCAAAAGCACCACAAAACTTAATACAGTCAATGAGTTTAGATAAAATATGACGATTCTTATCAACCTCTTCATTGTGCCTTCTTACCGCGACACGGTGTCCTTCATCCAGCTGCGCTGCTATGCTAATTTTTCCTAGCACAGCTAGCTTGATGCAATTTTCCATATGAACTTCTGATCGTTCATGCTTTTTTATGCGTTCGGAGAGGTGCTTCAAGTCGGTTTGTCCTGACTGTGTCCACGTTGAATCACATTTTTCGCTTTTAAAAAGAATGCAGGGGAAACAGAAAAGTGCATTGGCTATTCCACAGCCTGTCAGCCACGACTTGCGCTCGAACCAACTCCTGCAAAAACTCCGGTTGTAGACCTTATTTTTCTCCTTGGTCTGCTGGTTAATGATAAGGTCAGGCTTGTCGGGTCCCAACTCCTTAACCCGGATTTTCTCCTCCATCGGCCTTCTTGTAAACGGGTATATTAATAAGGATCTCACTGAATTTGGTGGAAACTGCTCTTCGCTCGTTAAGTTCGCCATCATTACTCTGTAGAGTTGTGACGTTCGCGAACGAACcgattcttttgaacggctcataaacatgaacgatgggagccgagtcgcggctggaggggagccgttctttctgtcgttctttttttcctatgcgtgtttcacacagatgcacacaaattagctcctccgcgagacagaacagttatagggggaggggcgcacccagcgcaggggtgctactgcctaacagcatgatgatAGTTGTGCACGCATCCTTCACGTGAGTACTCCAGTGGAAAAAAACCCTGCGTGCCTCTGTCATTGGGTAGGAGCGGAGCCATGACTTGTGCACGCTGCCGTCACATGCTTACtccagttaaaaaaacaaacaaaaaaaaacacgtgcGAGTGCCTCTCTGTCTCAGTGCCAACGTCAGTAATAGCGGGTCGTTCGAAGGAAGAAGACACACACGTGACACGTCTGAAAATGAGCCAGAGGAAAAGGAGCAGCATTTGGGTGCACTTTTCTCGCGAAGAAAACAGTAAGGCTAAATGCAGCATTTGTCAAAAAGTCATTTCATTTAAGTCTGGGTCAACAAATAATTTACACAGGCATTTGAAGACTCAACACCCAACACTGCAGGTCACAGGTTTGAGAGCAGAGCCAGACTCAGACAACAACAGTGACACTGATGTGTCCATTGCCTCCTCTGCCTCCACATCAAGTGCAACTGCAGCCACAGCAGCCTTTGACCCCACTGGGCCACCACATCGCCTGGCCAGGCACCACCAAAAAGAAAGCAGACATCCATCAGTCAATATTTACATCCTGTCTTGACCCCATTAAGACAGGAGAAGATAGATGAAGAGCTGGCAAAGATGATAGCCACTGACTTCCAGCCCTTCTCAATAGTGGAGGACACAGGATTCAAAAAATATTCACAGGCGCTCAACCCCTCCTACATTCCTCCAAGTAGGAAGGCAGTAGCCCAGAAGGTCACGGATATGTATGACAGGGAGACAGCATCTTTGAAGAGAAGGGTGTCAAAAGTACCAGCTGTCTGTTTAACCACAGACTGTTGGACTTCAAGAACGACAGCATCATATATGTCTGTAACCTGCCATTTTATCGAGGATTTCCGTGTGGCCTCCTGCCTCCTGGACTGTTTTGAATTCAGTGAGCGGCACACAGCAGACAACATTGCACAACAGCTGCTTAGTGTTGCAGCAGAGTGGGGGGTGGACAAGAAAGTAGTGTGCTGCCTAACCGATAATGCGGCAAATGATACTAAGGCTATACAAACCATTGGATGGATGCACCTACCATGCCTGGCCCATACTATTAACCTGGTGGTAAGAGATGCCCTGCAAGCTTCAAAGCCCATCATTGATAAGGTGAAAGAGGCAGTGGAATACTTTCACAGAAGCACCGTGGGGGCACAAAAACTGAAAGAGACTCAACTACAAATGAAGATGGAGGAGCTCCGACCGAAACAGGATTGTCCTACAAGGTGGAATTCCACCTACTACATGTTGAAAAGCTTTATTGCCAGTAAAAATGCCATAATCCCCACCCTGGCCGTCACCAATGCACCTGTCCGCCACCTGTCCCAGGAGGAATGGACCACAGTGCAAGAAATGTGCACAATCTTGCAACCATTTGAGGAAGTCACTGTGGAACTCAGTGCAGAAAGGTATGTAGCTCAGTTGCACAGCAGTATATTTCTTTAGCATGCATGCATAGTACTTGATAGtaaattatgaatattttataccATATTAGAAATCTGTGTAATACACTGGAGTATATATCATTGTCAGTAGATTTCTGTAGCCTGCATGCCAATTTCCTGATAAAAAATTATGGATATTTGATACCACAATAGATATCTGTTTAATacattgtaatatttatcattgtttcagctttaaaattgtaacattaaagtttttttttttttccttttcaccaGCTACTTGACAGCCTCGAAGGTCATAGTGCTGGCCAGGGGACTTCAAAGAGCCACCGCTGATTTCCGGCGAAACACTACAACAGCGGCAGCGCAAGGTGTGATCGACAGTCTGTGTGCGAGTATGTCATCGCGATTCCACAGGATTCATGCCAACCACATACTAGCAGATACTGCTGCACTTGACCCGCGTTTTAAGAGGATGGCCTTCCCTGATGGCAGAACAGCAGATGAGACGTTTCAAAGGCTGTCAACTGCAGCAGCAAGAATTAGCAGTGGCACACCCATCCAACAGCAACCAGCTGTGGAAGGACTGGAAGGAGCAGGCAGTGGTGCTGGATCAATAGTTTGGAGCTATTTCCATGAGGAAGTAAGGGTGGCAACaataattcacatttttttctctaaaaatCTCTAGAATGAAATCAGTCTGATATCTCAGTCTAAAACTTCCACTAGCTGTAAATCACTGCATTTAATCTGTACATactgcacatactgtacatatgcaAATCTACTATTGTCACTTCTAAATAAATGCTAAACTGCATTTCATTACTCTGTTCTCTTACACTGTGTAATGACAAAAGTTGAAtctaatttaatctaatctaatcacaTAAAAATGGTATCTCCCATTGTTATATCTCCCACCCCTATGA is part of the Paramormyrops kingsleyae isolate MSU_618 chromosome 25, PKINGS_0.4, whole genome shotgun sequence genome and encodes:
- the LOC140582914 gene encoding E3 SUMO-protein ligase ZBED1-like isoform X2: MKMEELRPKQDCPTRWNSTYYMLKSFIASKNAIIPTLAVTNAPVRHLSQEEWTTVQEMCTILQPFEEVTVELSAESYLTASKVIVLARGLQRATADFRRNTTTAAAQGVIDSLCASMSSRFHRIHANHILADTAALDPRFKRMAFPDGRTADETFQRLSTAAARISSGTPIQQQPAVEGLEGAGSGAGSIVWSYFHEEVAGTVEARNPTADAVMEVRAYLEEPLLPTHEDPLKWWESRAPVYPRLSKLMAKKLCVVATSVPSERIFSKTGQIISERRSRLKPKKVRALVFLNANLPKDKKERQKKP
- the LOC140582914 gene encoding E3 SUMO-protein ligase ZBED1-like isoform X1; the protein is MKMEELRPKQDCPTRWNSTYYMLKSFIASKNAIIPTLAVTNAPVRHLSQEEWTTVQEMCTILQPFEEVTVELSAESYLTASKVIVLARGLQRATADFRRNTTTAAAQGVIDSLCASMSSRFHRIHANHILADTAALDPRFKRMAFPDGRTADETFQRLSTAAARISSGTPIQQQPAVEGLEGAGSGAGSIVWSYFHEEQVAGTVEARNPTADAVMEVRAYLEEPLLPTHEDPLKWWESRAPVYPRLSKLMAKKLCVVATSVPSERIFSKTGQIISERRSRLKPKKVRALVFLNANLPKDKKERQKKP
- the LOC140582914 gene encoding zinc finger BED domain-containing protein 4-like isoform X3, translating into MKMEELRPKQDCPTRWNSTYYMLKSFIASKNAIIPTLAVTNAPVRHLSQEEWTTVQEMCTILQPFEEVTVELSAESYLTASKVIVLARGLQRATADFRRNTTTAAAQEQQMRRFKGCQLQQQELAVAHPSNSNQLWKDWKEQAVVLDQ